The Couchioplanes caeruleus nucleotide sequence CGCCATGACCCCGCGTCCGGATCTGCCACTAGAGTCGGAGGAGTGAGCAACAACCCCGGCGGCGCGGGCCCTGACCCGTCGCTGCGGCCGACCAGTCTCTCTGCGCTGGTCGTGGCCGCACTGGCAGCGGCGGCGGTCGGGTGGCTGCTGCTCAGCTCTTTCTACTCCGAGATGCCGCGGTTGCCGTGGCTGCCGATCATCGTGCTGGCGGCGCTGGCCGTGGCCGAGGCGTTCCTGGCGCAGAACACGGCCGCGCGGATTCAGCGCAAACCCGGTGCCCCCCGCGTCGACCCGCTCGCCGTCGCGCGGTACGTGGTCCTCGCGAAGGCGTCCTCGCTGGCCGGCGCGCTGTTCGCCGGTTTCTCCGCGGGGCTGCTCTCCTGGCTGGCGCTGGAGCCGACCAAGGCCGCGCGGGGCGACATACCGGCCGCGATCGGCGGGGTGGTGGCCGCCCTCGCGCTCACCGCCGCGGCGCTGTGGCTGGAGCGGGCGTGCCGGGTGCCGAAGGAGCCGGACCAGAAGGACGGGGACGACTCGGGCAGGCGGGCCGGCCGGTCCTGATTTCGCCGGGTTTCTGCACTTGAACTGTAGGCCCCTCACTTCCGTATGCTGAGCCGCGCGAAGGAGGTGGACGACATGGCCTACGACGAGACCACGTACCGCCGGAACACCGGTGACGACCAGGCGGAGAGCAATCCCGCGGCGTACCGGGCGGGGCTGGCGGCCACCGACTTCCGCAACCGCCGGCGTGACCTCGACGCGGACGACTCCGGAGCCCGCGTCACCGAGCCGATCGCCGAGCCCACCGCCCGCGACGACGGCCGCGACCGGCTCGGCGTCCACATCGGGTGGGAGATCGTGCTGCTGCTCGCCGTGGCAGCCGTCGCCTATCTGCTCTACCGGCTCGATCCGGCGGCGCTGCGCCGTCCCGCGCTCGACACCCTGCTGATCTCCGGCGCCACGATCGGCCTGCTCACCCTCGGTGCGGGCCTGACGCTGCGGGCCGGCGTACCCAATCTGGCGGTCGGTCCGATCGCCCTCGCCGCCGCGCTGCACTACGCGGAGAACGGCGACAAGGGCCTCGCCCAGTCGATGGTGCCGGCGCTGGCCATCGCCGCCGGTGGCGGCCTGGTGGTCGCGCTGATCGTGCTGCTGCTGCACGTGCCGGGCTGGGTGGCCTCGCTGGCCGCCGCCATGGGCGTCATCGTGTATGACCAGCTGCGCACGGCGCCCGTGGCCGTGCAGGGCACCTACGACCCGGCCAACCAGGCGTTCTACCTGTTCGGTGGCTTCGCGCTGCTGGCCGTGATCGGCGGCGCGCTCGGCACTGTCGCACCGATCCGTCGCATGGTCGGCCGGCTGCGTCCGGTCGGCGACCCGGCGGTCCGGCGCGGCGGTGCCGTGGCGGTGCCGGTGATCGCCTCGCTGGTCCTGTCGTCGGTCTTCGCGGTCGCCGCCGGCACGCTGATGGCCGCGCAGTCCAGCACGCCCATCGTGCCGGGCACCGGCCTGGAGTGGACCGGCATCGCGCTGGGAACGGCGCTGCTCGCGGGCACGAGCGCGTACGGCCGCCGCGGCGGCATCTTCGGCACGCTGCTGGCGGTCGCCGGGGTCGCACTGTTCCTCGACTACGCCGACCGGCGCAACTTCGACATCGCGCTGTTCGCCATCGCGGGTGCCCTTGTGGGCGCGGGCCTGCTGGTCACCCGGCTGGTCGAGACGTACGGCCGCCCGCTGCCGGCGCCGGGTGTGGGCGACGACTGGGTGCCCACCGGCAACGGCGCGACGTGGTCGCCGGACCTGCCCGAGACGTGGTCCCCGTCGAGCACCGCGTCGCAGGGCCGCCCGGGCGAGCAGTGGGACTCCGGGCCGTGGGGCAGCGGGCGCTGAGCGCGTCTCCGGCCTGCGCAACCCCGAACCGTCACGCCCTATGCTGGCTGCATGACCGACGCGACCTTCGCCGAGCTGGACGCCCTGCCGACCGAGGAGCTGCGCGAGCGCGCCTTCGCGAAGGCGCGGGAGCGCCGCGACCTGGGCTTCTTCTGGTCTGTGTTCAAGCATCTGCCGGATTCGGACGACGCCGCCACGCTCGACGGCGCCCCCAACACCGTCGGCCCGACCGTCGACGAGGCCGTGGCGCTGTGGCGTGAACTGACCGGACACGGGTACGGGGAGCAGGAGCCGCTGCTGCGGGCCGCCTTCATCGACTACCTGCAGAAGCACTGACTACGTACGGTCGCCCATTCACGCCCGTCGTTTGAAACTGAGCGCCCGCTGGGAATTAGCGGGCCATGGCTCTCACCAACCGTTATAAATCCGCGCCGGGTGCGGGCACGCTCGCCGCGCTCATACTCGTCCTGGTCTTCGGCAGCCCCTGGTACGCCGACTGGGCCACGGACAACACCAACCCGGAGACCGCCGGTGGCTGGTGGCTGCGCCTGCTGGCGTGGCCGCACTGGCGGTTCGACTCCGACGACTCCCTGCGCTCGATCGTCATCGCCGACCTCAAGGCGATCCTGGTTGTCGTGCTGACCCTGCTCTTCCTCTACCTGCTGCCCGGTTCCCAGCTGGCCCGGGCCCGCGGCACGATCAGCCAGTTCTTCGCGGGCTGGGCGGCGTACATCTTCGCCGGCGGCTTCGCCGCGCTGCTCACCACGCTGTTCCTGGCCAACCCGTCGCTGCTGGGCGCCTTCCGCGCCGCCGGTGACGGAGCCGAGTACGGCCTCTTCGTCGGCTGGATCATCGGCCTGGCCACGCTCGGCGGCCGCCGCGGCACCCGTTAGCCCTCCTCCCGCCGGGCCGGGTGCACGCCCCCGCCATCCGAGCCCGGCGCCCACAGGCGCGGAGGTGTACCGAGCCCCCGGTCAGGCACCTCGCCGTCGCGCCGAGCCGGAGCCCGGACCTCGCGGTCCGGGCTGCGGTGTGTCTCATGCCGGCGCGGCGGCCCGCTCATCGGGTACGTCGAACAGCGCCGAGCGGGCGACCGTGCCCACCGGCGTCCCGTCCTCCACCACGACCACGTTCAGCGCGTCGCTCGTGAGCATCACGCCGAGCGCGTCGTACAGGGTCCCGTCGACGTCGACGGTCGGGAGCCGTTCGATCTCCTCGATCTGCCCGACGGGCCGCATGGTGTCGCGCAGTTTGGTGACCGCGAGCCGCCGGATGCCCCGGTCCTCGCCGACGAACTGGCTGACCGCTTCGGACGCCGGGTTGCTGAGCAGGTCGCCGGGGGTGGCGTACTGCTGCAGCCGGCCGCCCTCGCCGAGAACCGCGATCCGGTCGCCGAGGCGTACGGCTTCGTCGATGTCATGGGTGACCAGCACGATGGTCTTGCGGACCGCGGCCTGCAGCCGGAGGAACTCCTCCTGCAGGTGGGACCGGACGATCGGGTCGACTGCCGAGAACGGCTCGTCCATGAGCAGCACCAGCGGATCCGCGGCGAGCGCCCGGGCCACCCCGACCCGCTGGCGCTGGCCGCCGGACAGCTCGTGCGGATAGCGGCCGCCGTAGCGCGCGGGGTCCAGGCCGACGAGCTCCAGCAACTCCTCCGCGCGGGCGCGGGTCTTCTTCTTGTTCCAGCCGAGCAGCCGCGGGACCGTGCCGACGTTCGTACGGATCGTCTGGTGCGGGAACAGCCCGACGTTCTGGATCACGTACCCGATGTGCCGGCGCAGCTCGACCGGGTCCTGCCGGGACACGTCCTCGCCGTCGATGAGGATGCGGCCCTTCGACGGCTCGATCAGCCGGTTCAGCATGCGCAGGATCGTCGACTTGCCACAGCCGGACGGGCCGATGAGGACGACGAGCTCGCCGGCGCCGACGTCCAGGCTGATGTCGCCGACGGCCACGGTGCCGTCGGGATAGACCTTGCCCACGTTCTCGAGCGTGATAGACGCCGCGCTCCGGCCAGCGCCGGAGTCGTTGATCGCGGTAGCGTCCACGTATGTCCTTCCTGTCGAGGGCCCCGGCGCCTGCGTGGCCCCTGGCCGCCCCCGCTGATGACGGGCCGGGAAATCCGTGGTTCTCCTGGCGCTATGTCCACGACAACGCCGGCGAGATCCTCTCCGCCCTGCAGTTCCACGCGGGTCTCACCGCGCGCGCGGTGATCATCGCGCTCGTCGTCGCCGTGCCGCTCGCGGTCGCCGCCTACTGGTGGCGCCCGCTGACCGGCCCGATTCTTGCACTCTCCGGCGTCCTGTACACGATTCCGTCGCTGGCGCTTCTCGCGCTCGTCGCCCCGGCGGTGGGCACGACGAGCGACACGTCGGTCCTGATCGCGCTCGTCCTGTACGCCCTGCTCGTCCTGGTACGCAACGCCCTCGCCGGCCTGACCCAGGTCCCGAGCGAGGTGCGCGATGCGGCAGCGGGCATGGGGTACGGGCGCTTCGGCCGCCTGGTGCGCATCGAGCTGCCGCTCGCGCTGCCCGGCATCCTCACCGGGTTGCGGCTTGCCACCGTGTCGACGGTGGCGCTCGTGACCGTCGGCTCGCTGATCGGCAAGGGCGGCCTCGGCGAGATGATCCTCGGCGGGTTCCGCAACAACTTCTACAAGGCCGAGATCATGACCGGCACGATCCTGTGCGTGGGCCTCGCGCTCGTACTGGACCTCGTGCTCGCGGGCCTCGGCCGGCTGGTGACCCCCTGGGCCCGGGAGCGGCGATCGTGAACTACTTCCGCGAGGGGTTCGTCTGGCTGAACGACCCCCTGAACTGGACGAACCCCGGTGGCCTGCTGGACCGGCTGGATGAGCACCTGCTGATCAGCCTGTGGGCGGTCCTGCTGGGCTGCGCCATCGGCTGGCCGCTGGGCATCTGGCTGGGACACCGCGGCCGCGGCGGCGGGGCGATCGTCACCCTCGCCAACCTGACGCTGGCGATTCCCACGCTCGCCCTGCTCACCATCCTGCCGCTCACCCCGCTCGGCTTCGGCAAGCCGCCGGTCGTGGTGGCGCTCGCGGTGTTCGCAGTGCCGCCGCTGCTGGCCAACGCGTACACCGGGCTGCGGCAGATCGACCCGGAGACCCGCGACGCCGCGAAGGGCATGGGCCTCTCCGGCGGCCAGTTGCTGCGGCAGGTCGAGCTCCCGCTCTCCGTGCCCTATCTCGCTGCCGGATTGCGTACGGCGGCAGTGCAGGTGGTGGCGACGGCCGCGCTGGCGGCGTTCGTCAACGGCGGCGGGCTGGGCGAGATCATCTCAGCGGGATTCGGCGTCGGCATGAGCAACGGCGGCGGCGGCCAGATCGTGGCCGGCGGCATCGTCGTGGCCCTGCTGGCGCTGCTCGTCGAGACGCTGCTGGCGGCGGTGCAACGGCTCGTGACGCCGGCCGCCCTGCGGGGAGCGCGTCGCCGGCCCACCGCAGCCGCGCCGGCGGGCTGACCCGTATTCCGCGTTTCGCCGGGATTCGCCCTTCGGCTGGGTAACGAATCCGCATCGCCGATCCGGGGGCGGCATTAGTTGTCGTACCCCCCGGTTAGGAACGACGGTGCCGCTCCTTCCCAGGCGCGGTGCGACAACCGAAGAGTGCGGGCATCGGATCTTCGACTGCCCGTCGGACACGCGGCACGGCTTGCAAGCCGTGCCGGGACACAGAAGGCGGCAGTATGCGTCGAAACCTGCTCCTGACGGCCGGCACCCTCATGACCGCCGCCGTCATCCTCGCCGGCTGCGGCGAGTCCGGCTCCTCCGGCACCGAGGCCCCGGCCAGCTCCGCCTCGGGCGCCGGCTGCGCGCCCGTCGCCGGTGACAAGCTCGTCGTGCTCACCGACGACAAGAACCTGCAGAACACCGACAACATCGTCCCGGCCATCAACAAGAAGGCCTCGACCCCGCAGATCGTCGCGGCGCTCGACAAGGTCTCCGCCGCGCTCGACACGACCAAGCTCATCGAGCTCAACAAGGCCGTCGACATCGACCGCAAGTCGTCGAAGGCGGCCGCTCAGGAGTTCGCCACGGCCAACAACCTGACGGCGGGCCTGCAGAAGGGCTCCGGCGGCAAGCTGACCGTCGGTGCCGCCAACTTCAGCGAGAACGCGACGCTGGGCGAGCTCTACAACATCGTCCTCACCGCGGCGGGCTACACGGTGAAGGTCCAGCAGATCGGCAACCGCGAGCTGTACGAGCCCGCCCTCGAGAAGGGCGAGATCGACGTGGTCCCCGAGTACGCGGCCACCCTCGCCACGTTCCTGTCGGGCAAGGTCAACGGCAAGGGCGCCAAGGACCCGTCCTCGTCCGACCTGAACACGACGATGACCAACCTCAAGGCCCTCGGCGACAAGGCCGGCCTCGTGTTCGGCACCCCGTCCAGCGCCCAGGACCAGAACGCCTTCGCCGCCACCCAGGCGTTCGCCGACAAGTACGGCGTGAAGACGCTCTCCGACCTGGCCGCGAAGTGCTCCGGGGCAGCCACCGTGCTCGGCGGCCCGCCGGAGTGCCCGCAGCGCCCGAAGTGCCAGCAGGGGCTCGTGGACACGTACTCCTTCCAGGCCGGCAAGTTCACGTCGCTGGACGCGGGCGGCCCGCTGACCAAGACGGGCCTGAAGCAGGGCACGATCAGCGTCGGCCTGGTGTTCAGCTCGGACGGCGCGCTGGCGGCCGGCTGACCGTCGGCTCCCGTGCCGCGGGACCGCGCCCCGGTCGTTCACCCGGCCGGGGCCGGCCCCCCGCGTTAGACAAGTTTTTCTTCGATGCATCGGCGCGGCCGTCACCTGCCGTTACGCTCCGTCCGGGCGCTCCTGCCCGTTCTCGGCCTGTTTCGTAACCGCTGCGACTCTCGGTAGCATCTGCGGCCATGTCTGACCGGGACCCCGAGCAGCAGAGCGCCCGCCTTCTGCGGGCGCTGATCTGGGGTGGCCTCGGCCTCGCCCCGATCGCTGCGATCATCGTGCTCGCGGGCGGCAGCGGCGGTGCCGTGCGGTTCGCGGTGCTGCTGATGGCCGTCTGTGTGGTCCTGCTGGGCGCCGCGATGCTGATCCGCAACGACCCGGTGCTGCTGCGGATGGACGTCGAGGACCGGGTCGCCGCGGAGGTCGACGTGCTGCGCGGGGATCTGCGCGGCGAGATCGCCTCCGCCGCCCAGGCCACCGGGCACCGCGTCCAGGCGCTCGAGGACGAGATGGCGCAGCTGCGGGTGGGCGGTGTGCCGAGCCGATCCGGGAGCGGCCAGTTCGTGCCGTCACAGACCGGATGGCCGGAAGCCCAGCCCCACACCGGCTGGTCCGAGGTGCAGCCGCAGACCGGCTGGTCCGAGGCGGAGCCGCAGACGGGCTGGGTCGAAGCCCAGCCGCGGACCGGGACGGCGGCGGTGCCGGGAAGCGCGTCCGTGGCCGGCAGCGCGTCCGTGCACGGCAGTGCGGCGGTGCACGGTAGTGCAGCCATGGCCGGCAGCGCGGCGGTGACTCCGGCTCAGGTGTCCGGCACTGCCTCGGCACCCCGGGGAGCGGCCTCCGCTCCCGCACAGCGCGCAGGAGCTCCCGCACAGCGCGCAGGAGCTCCCGCACCGCGCGCAGGAGCTCCCGCACCGCGCGCAGGAGCTTCTGCACAGCGCGTAGGAGCCCCCGCACCGCGCGCAGGAGCTTCTGCGCCGCGTGTAGGAGCCTCCGCGCCGCGTGCAGCAGCCTCGGCCCCGCCGCGCGCGAGCGCGTCGGCTTCCGCATCGCTCCCAGGCGCGGCGACTCCCGGATCGCATTCAGCCGCGTCGGCCTCCGGGCCGCGCCCGAATTCCGCTACCCCGGCGCCGCGCCCCAGCTCCGCGGCCCCAGCCCCGCGCGCGACCGCCGCGGTCTCCCCGCCCCGGGCGGCGGCGTCCGTCTCCGCCCCCCGTGCCACAGCCTCGGTCTCCGCCCCGCGCGCCACGGCCTCCGTCTCGGCCCCTCGGGCGACGCCGCCCATCTCCGCGTCGGGCTTCCCCCGGCAACGCGGCGCGGCGTTCCCCGAACCGGAGAGCCCGGACCACGGCTGGGATCAGAGCCAGGACATCCCGGTCCCGGAACCGCGTCCGTCCCGGCGCCACGCCGCGCCGGACACCGGCACCGACATCGCACGGTTCGGGGGCTACGACGCCGCGGACGCGGATCAGGGGTACGGCCTCACGACGGGCGGCATCGCGCGGCCGTCCGGGGTGGGCGGGACCTACGGCTCGGCGTCCAGCGCCTACGGTGCCGAGGACGAGCAGGTCGAGGACTACGGGCAGAGCACCTACAGCGCCGGCGCCTATGGGACCGGCGACTACGACGAGAGCTACGGGACTGCTCACGGCGCAGAGGAGTACGACGCCAGCGGGTTCGCTTCGGCCGGGAGCTACGACTACGGCGGTGAGAGCGGGTTCGGGTACGACCGTGACGTGCTGGACGAGCCGCGGAGCACGTACCGGTCGGGGACCACGTACGGTTCCGGCCGCGCTGACCGGTACGACGATGCGAACGCGTACGGGACGGACCCGCTGGCCGTGCCGAACCGCGACCGGGCCGAGCACCACCGCTGGTAGCGCGCCCGGCGGCTACTTGTCGATGTCGCCGACCACGAAGAACATCGACCCGAGGATGGCGATCAGGTCCGGCACCAGGCAGCCCGGCAGCAGCGTCGCCAGGGCCTGGACGTTCGCGTACGAGGCCGTGCGCATCTTCATCCGCCACGGGGTCTTCTCGCCGCGGGACACCAGGTAGTAGCCGTTGATGCCGAGCGGGTTCTCGGTCCAGGCGTACGTGTGACCCTCGGGCGCCTTGACCACCTTCGGCAGTCGCACGTTGACCGGGCCGCCGATGGTGTCGACCTTGTCGAGGCACTGCTCGGCCAGGTCGAGCGACACGTACACCTGCTCCAGCAGCACCTCGAAGCGGGAGTGGCAGTCCCCGGCGGTGCGCGTGACCACGGGCACGTCGAGCTGGTCGTACGCCAGGTAGGGCTCGTCGCGGCGCAGGTCCAGGTCGAGGCCGCTGGCGCGGGCGACCGGACCGGACGCGCCGTACGCCGCGGCCTGTTCGGCGGTGAGCACGCCGACGCCGACCGTGCGGGCCATGAAGATCTCGTTGCGGCGGATCAGGTTGTCGATGTCCGGCATCCGCTTGCGGACCTGCGCGATCGCCTCGCGGGCGCGCCGCGTCCAGCCGGCCGGGACCTCCTCCTTGAGGCCGCCGACCCGGTTGAACATGTAGTGGATGCGGCCGCCGGAGACCTCCTCCATGACCGCCTGCAGGGTCTCCCGCTCGCGGAACGCGTAGAACATCGGCGTGATCGCGCCGATCTCCAGCGGGTAGGAGCCGAGGAACATCAGGTGGTTGAGCACCCGGTTCAGCTCGGCCAGCACCATGCGCAGCCAGGTGGCGCGCTCGGGCACCTCCATGCCCATGAGGCGTTCGACGGCGAGCACGACGCCGAGCTCGTTGGAGAAGGCGGAGAGCCAGTCGTGCCGGTTGGAGAGCACGATGATCTGCCGGTAGTCGCGCACCTCGAACAGCTTCTCGGCGCCGCGATGCATGTAGCCGACGATCGGCTCGCACTCGACGACCCGTTCGCCGTCGAGTTTCAGCTTGAGCCGCAGCACACCGTGCGTGGAGGGGTGCTGCGGACCGATGTTGAGCACCATGTCGGCGGTGTCGAGCCCGGCGCCGGTCCCGACCGTCATCTCCCGCAAGTCACTCACGGACTAGATGCTCCCACGAAGGTCGATCCCCACCTCGTGCAGCAGCCACCAGTGCGCGCCGAGCCCGCCGGCATCGGTCAGCTCGGCCGCCGCGCCGGCCGCGCTCAGCGCGCGCAGATAGCCCGCCGGGTCGCTGCGCGCCAGATCCAGCGAGGGCCGCGCGCCGTCGACACCGAGCGCTTTCAGCGCCTCCCGCTGGGTGATTATTCGGTACGGCTGACCGACACTGACCGCGACCGCGTCGACCGCCACGTGCGCCGTGACATCGCAGCTCCCGTCGGGCACGGGCGGCACCTGCCGGCCGCCCCGGAACCCGGTGAGCGTGCCGAGCGGCGGCCGGGCGTCGCGCAGGTGCCCGTAGTCCACGGTCAGCGCGCATCCCCGGCGTACCGATGAAACCGCGTCAGCCCACGCCACATCGCGCGGCCAGCCGACCTCGACCCGCTCGCCGGCCGCGGCGCCGGGCCACCACCGCGCGAGCCAGAGCCGGTCCGCCGCGTCGATGCCGCCGCCCAGCGACTCGCTGCCGTCGGCCGGATCGACCAGCACCCGCCGGATCCGCCCGGCCGGATCGACCTCGGCGACGTCGAGGGGCACGTTGTCCAGCCATTCCGTGGCCAGCAGCACCCCGACGACGTCCTCGGGCACGGTCCGCTGCCAATCAATCTCCGCGGGCAGCCGGGCCGGGCGTGGCGCCTTCTCGACCGCCGTGAGCCGGAGCCGGTCAGCGAGGCGCGTCCGGGCAGCTTCATCATGCAGGGCGGCGAGCAATTCACCCCGGCCGGCGCCCACGTCGACGACCTGCAGCGTGCGCGGGCGGCCGAGGGCGGCGTCGACCGCCTCGATCAGCCGCAGGAGCGCGCCGGCGAAGAGCGGGGAGGCGTGCACGCTCGTCCGGAAGTGGTCCGCCGGACCGTCGTTCGCGCTGGTGAAGAAGCCTTCCGGCCCGTACAGCGCGTGTTGCATGGCGACCCGCCACCCGACCTTCGTCACAGGGGCCAATCTAGGCGGTGCGGTTGTTCACAGGCTCTTGTCACGAGCGTGTTACATCGGCGCATACTTGCCTCGACCGGTACCCCTTCACGAGGACTGGATCCACACATGAGCGCAGTCACGCGCGCGAAATCCCTGGTCGTCGGCGTGGTCGGCGCGGGCAGGGTCGGTGCCGTCCTCGGCGCCGCCCTCGACGCGGCCGGGCATCACGTCGTCGCCGCGGCGGCCGTGTCGGCCGCCTCCCGCGAGCGGGCCCGCCGGCTGCTGCCGCGGGCCGAGATCCTCCCCGCCGACGAGGTCGCCCGGGCCGCCACCGATCTGCTGCTCCTGGCCGTTCCCGACGACGCGCTCGGCGGCGTCGTGTCCGGTCTCGCCGCGACCGGCGCGCTGTCCGCGGGTACGGTCGTCGCGCACACCTCGGGAGCCCACGGCCTCGCGGTCCTCGGCGAGGTCGACGGTCTCGCGCTGCACCCCGCGATGACCTTCACCGGGGCGGACGCCGACCTCGACCGGCTCCCCGGCATCGCCTGGGGCGTGACCGCTCGCGACCGGGCCTTCGCCGCCCGTCTGGTCGCCGACCTCGGTGGCATCCCCGAGTGGGTCGCCGAGGAGGCCCGGCCGCTCTACCACGCGGCCCTCGCGCACGGCGCCAACCACCTGGTCA carries:
- a CDS encoding DUF3180 domain-containing protein; amino-acid sequence: MSNNPGGAGPDPSLRPTSLSALVVAALAAAAVGWLLLSSFYSEMPRLPWLPIIVLAALAVAEAFLAQNTAARIQRKPGAPRVDPLAVARYVVLAKASSLAGALFAGFSAGLLSWLALEPTKAARGDIPAAIGGVVAALALTAAALWLERACRVPKEPDQKDGDDSGRRAGRS
- a CDS encoding ABC transporter permease — encoded protein: MAYDETTYRRNTGDDQAESNPAAYRAGLAATDFRNRRRDLDADDSGARVTEPIAEPTARDDGRDRLGVHIGWEIVLLLAVAAVAYLLYRLDPAALRRPALDTLLISGATIGLLTLGAGLTLRAGVPNLAVGPIALAAALHYAENGDKGLAQSMVPALAIAAGGGLVVALIVLLLHVPGWVASLAAAMGVIVYDQLRTAPVAVQGTYDPANQAFYLFGGFALLAVIGGALGTVAPIRRMVGRLRPVGDPAVRRGGAVAVPVIASLVLSSVFAVAAGTLMAAQSSTPIVPGTGLEWTGIALGTALLAGTSAYGRRGGIFGTLLAVAGVALFLDYADRRNFDIALFAIAGALVGAGLLVTRLVETYGRPLPAPGVGDDWVPTGNGATWSPDLPETWSPSSTASQGRPGEQWDSGPWGSGR
- a CDS encoding ABC transporter ATP-binding protein, which encodes MDATAINDSGAGRSAASITLENVGKVYPDGTVAVGDISLDVGAGELVVLIGPSGCGKSTILRMLNRLIEPSKGRILIDGEDVSRQDPVELRRHIGYVIQNVGLFPHQTIRTNVGTVPRLLGWNKKKTRARAEELLELVGLDPARYGGRYPHELSGGQRQRVGVARALAADPLVLLMDEPFSAVDPIVRSHLQEEFLRLQAAVRKTIVLVTHDIDEAVRLGDRIAVLGEGGRLQQYATPGDLLSNPASEAVSQFVGEDRGIRRLAVTKLRDTMRPVGQIEEIERLPTVDVDGTLYDALGVMLTSDALNVVVVEDGTPVGTVARSALFDVPDERAAAPA
- a CDS encoding ABC transporter permease, which translates into the protein MSFLSRAPAPAWPLAAPADDGPGNPWFSWRYVHDNAGEILSALQFHAGLTARAVIIALVVAVPLAVAAYWWRPLTGPILALSGVLYTIPSLALLALVAPAVGTTSDTSVLIALVLYALLVLVRNALAGLTQVPSEVRDAAAGMGYGRFGRLVRIELPLALPGILTGLRLATVSTVALVTVGSLIGKGGLGEMILGGFRNNFYKAEIMTGTILCVGLALVLDLVLAGLGRLVTPWARERRS
- a CDS encoding ABC transporter permease; translation: MNYFREGFVWLNDPLNWTNPGGLLDRLDEHLLISLWAVLLGCAIGWPLGIWLGHRGRGGGAIVTLANLTLAIPTLALLTILPLTPLGFGKPPVVVALAVFAVPPLLANAYTGLRQIDPETRDAAKGMGLSGGQLLRQVELPLSVPYLAAGLRTAAVQVVATAALAAFVNGGGLGEIISAGFGVGMSNGGGGQIVAGGIVVALLALLVETLLAAVQRLVTPAALRGARRRPTAAAPAG
- a CDS encoding glycine betaine ABC transporter substrate-binding protein, whose product is MRRNLLLTAGTLMTAAVILAGCGESGSSGTEAPASSASGAGCAPVAGDKLVVLTDDKNLQNTDNIVPAINKKASTPQIVAALDKVSAALDTTKLIELNKAVDIDRKSSKAAAQEFATANNLTAGLQKGSGGKLTVGAANFSENATLGELYNIVLTAAGYTVKVQQIGNRELYEPALEKGEIDVVPEYAATLATFLSGKVNGKGAKDPSSSDLNTTMTNLKALGDKAGLVFGTPSSAQDQNAFAATQAFADKYGVKTLSDLAAKCSGAATVLGGPPECPQRPKCQQGLVDTYSFQAGKFTSLDAGGPLTKTGLKQGTISVGLVFSSDGALAAG
- a CDS encoding NADH-quinone oxidoreductase subunit D, which gives rise to MTVGTGAGLDTADMVLNIGPQHPSTHGVLRLKLKLDGERVVECEPIVGYMHRGAEKLFEVRDYRQIIVLSNRHDWLSAFSNELGVVLAVERLMGMEVPERATWLRMVLAELNRVLNHLMFLGSYPLEIGAITPMFYAFRERETLQAVMEEVSGGRIHYMFNRVGGLKEEVPAGWTRRAREAIAQVRKRMPDIDNLIRRNEIFMARTVGVGVLTAEQAAAYGASGPVARASGLDLDLRRDEPYLAYDQLDVPVVTRTAGDCHSRFEVLLEQVYVSLDLAEQCLDKVDTIGGPVNVRLPKVVKAPEGHTYAWTENPLGINGYYLVSRGEKTPWRMKMRTASYANVQALATLLPGCLVPDLIAILGSMFFVVGDIDK
- a CDS encoding SAM-dependent methyltransferase — encoded protein: MQHALYGPEGFFTSANDGPADHFRTSVHASPLFAGALLRLIEAVDAALGRPRTLQVVDVGAGRGELLAALHDEAARTRLADRLRLTAVEKAPRPARLPAEIDWQRTVPEDVVGVLLATEWLDNVPLDVAEVDPAGRIRRVLVDPADGSESLGGGIDAADRLWLARWWPGAAAGERVEVGWPRDVAWADAVSSVRRGCALTVDYGHLRDARPPLGTLTGFRGGRQVPPVPDGSCDVTAHVAVDAVAVSVGQPYRIITQREALKALGVDGARPSLDLARSDPAGYLRALSAAGAAAELTDAGGLGAHWWLLHEVGIDLRGSI
- a CDS encoding Rossmann-like and DUF2520 domain-containing protein is translated as MSAVTRAKSLVVGVVGAGRVGAVLGAALDAAGHHVVAAAAVSAASRERARRLLPRAEILPADEVARAATDLLLLAVPDDALGGVVSGLAATGALSAGTVVAHTSGAHGLAVLGEVDGLALHPAMTFTGADADLDRLPGIAWGVTARDRAFAARLVADLGGIPEWVAEEARPLYHAALAHGANHLVTLVNEAADLLRAAGVRDPAAVLSPLLHAALSNALSLGDAALTGPVSRGDAGTVRKHLDRLTPESAPAYLALARRTADRAIAAGRLRPQDAALLLDVLADATVGSPS